The genomic interval CGTCGCGCTCCGCGAACCCGAGGTCGCCGCCCACCGACTCCGTCAGCCACTTCGAGAGCCAGAGGCCGAGCCCCTGCGAGTGCGACAGCTGCGTCACGGGCTCCTCGCGGCCGACGACCGCCTGCTCCATCTCCGGGACGCCCGGCCCGTCGTCGCCGACGGCCAGCGCGACCCGGCCCCCCTCGACGGTCGCGGAGACGGTGACGGTCGGCGCGTCGCCCGCGTGGACGGCGGCGTTCTCGACCAGTTCGCGGACGACCCGCTCCAGCCGCTCGTCGCCCGCGACCGACACGCCGTCGGGGACGGCCGTCTCGAACGTCGCGTCGGGGTGGCGCTCGCGCACCGTCGAGACGACGCCCGCGACGAGCGCGGAGAGGTCGCGCGCCTCGCCGTCGGACGGCTCGTCGAGCAGGCGCTGGAGCTCCCGCGCCTTGTCGTTGAGGTCGCCCAGCCGGTCGCCGACGGCCTCGATGCGCTCGCGCGTCTCGGCGTCCTCGACGGCGCCGGCGAGGCCGAGCAGGAGCTGTGCCTCGTTACGGAGGTTGTGGCGCAACAGGGTGTTGACCACGGAGAGCCGCTCGCGCTCGCGGGCGAGTTCGCCCGCGCGGATACGCAACACGTCGTGGACCCCGATGACGAGGTGGGCGAAGGAACTGACGGCGAGGACGCTCGCGACGAGGAACAGCGGGACGGCGGCGTCGATGGTGCTGCGCGACAGCAGGAGCACCGCGCCGAGCACGACCAGCCCGAGGAGGTTCCACGCCGCGACGCGGGCGACGTTGCGCGTCGAGATGTCGGCGCGGTACAGCACCGCGCTCGCGGCGACGACGACCAGCCCGAGGGCGGTGCCCAGGGAGGCCACCGCCGTCCCCGCGAGGGGCTGCCCCGCGGCGAGCGCGAGCGCGTTCGGAACGACGACGAGCAGACCGGTTGCCGCGAGGCTGCCGGCGGCGAGGAGCCGTCCGACCCCGGTCGAAACGCGGCGGAGATTCACAGGGGGACGACGACGGCCCGGGAAATAAACGGATACGGAGACGTGTCAACGCCCGCCACCCCGGGCTTAGGTACGAGGGCGCGCCACCCGACCCGTGTTGGCCATCACGGGCGGCAAGGGCGGCGTCGGGAAGACCACCACCGCACTCGGGCTCGCGGCCGCGGCGGCGCGGGCCGGCGACCGTCCGGTCGTCGTCGACGCGGACCGGGACTGTCCGAACCTCGCCGTCGCGGCCGGAACCGACGGAAAGGGGCTGGGACGGCTCGCCGCGGGCGACCCGCTCCGCGTCGCCGGGACGCGCGTCGCCGGTGTCACCGTCCTCGGCGCCCGTCCGGGCGAAGACGCCTTCCCCGAGGCCGCCGACCGCCTCGCCGCAGCCGACCGTCCCGTGGTGCTCGACTGTCCGGCCGGGGCGGGCGAGCCGACGGCGGCCCCGCTCGCCGCTGCCGACCGCTCGGTCGTCGTCGCGCGGCGGACCCGGCGCGCGCTCGCAGACGGCCGGAAGGCCGCGGCGATGGCCCGACGGCTCGGGGCTACCCCCGCGGGCGTCGTGCTGTCGCGCGCCGAGCGCGTCGGCCGCGCCGAGCGCGTGTTCGAGACCACGGTACTCGAGCGGGTGCCGCGGACGGACGGCCCCGCGCCCTGGCGCCGCCACCGACCGGTGTACGACCGGCTCTACCGGTCGTTACGCCGACAGAATCCTTAACATCGGGTAGCGACATAGTGAACGCAATGGCGGAACGGCTCCGGACGGGGATAGACGTCCTCGACCGCAAACTCGACGGGGGGATTCCGGCGGGGAGCATCGTCTCCCTGCAGGCGGCCCCCGCGAGCCAGGCGGAGCTGTTCCTCTACGAACTCACGGCGACGCGTGGCACGCTGTACCTGAGCCTCGACCGCTCGGAGGACGCGGTGGCGGCGAGCGTCCGCGGCTCCACCACCCGGACCGGCGAGCCCACGGTGCGCCACGTCAACGGCGACGCCCCGCTTGACAACGCCACGAAGCTCGTCTCCGCGCTCCCCGACGCCTCGAACCTCATCATCGACCCCGTGGACGTGCTGGAACAACAGGAGGCGCCGCGCTACCGGAACTTCCTCAACGAGCTCCAGAACCACATCTACAACACGGGGTCGCTCGCCGTCCTCCACGGCCTGAACGGCCGCGAGGTCGCGCCGCTGCGCGACACGACGCTCCACATGTCCGACGTGGTCTTCGACCTCGAAACCGAGGTGAACGGCGACCGCATCGAGAACCGCCTCACCGTGCCGAAGTTCCGCGGCGGCGTCGCCGTCCCCGAGGTCATCAAGCTCGAACTGGGCGAGGGCGTCGCCATCGACACCTCCCGCGACATCGCCTAACGCTCCCGGCGGACCCGGTCGCTCGTCCGGACCTCGATGCTCGTTTTATCGGTGCCGCGTATCCAGTCGAGGTAGTCCGCCATCCGGTCGGCCGCGCGCAGCCGCTCCGCGGTGTGGTACTCCTCGATGAGCTCCTCGTTCGTGAACAGCGCGTGGAGCTGGTCGTGACACGGCGAGCACACCGTGACGACCGGCGACTCCTTTCGGTGTTCGGGGACGAGGTGGTGGCGCTCCATGGGGAGCGCGTCCCCGTAGCGACCACACAGCGCGCACGGGTCGGGGTCGGCCACGACGGTGCTCGGGCCGCGACGGACTAAAGCTCGGCTCCGTCGCCGTCCGCGACCGGAACGGTGAACCGGAGCGTCGTCCCGCCGTCGGTGCTCACGAGCGAGAGGTCGCCCCCGGCCAGCTCCGCGCTCCACCGCGCCAGCCACAGCCCGAGCCCGCAGCTGTGGAGCAGTTGCGTCTCCTCCGTCGCGTCGAGCACCGCGGCTTCCCCGGGCGGGATTCCCGGCCCGTCGTCCGCGACGGTCACCGTCACGGAGCCGTCCGCGACGGCGACGGTCACCGTCACGGTCGCCTCGCCGGGGTGGTGGACGACCGCGTTCTCGACCACCTGTTCCAGCCCGAGTTCGAGGACGCGCGGGACCGGCGCGGAGCCCTCGATATCGACCCGGATGTCGGCCCCGGGCGCGAGCCCCTCCCGGCGTGCGGCCACCTCCCGGGCGAGTGCCGCGGCGTCCCGCGGCGGCAGGGCGTCCGCCGTCCCGAGGAGCCGCTCGAACGAGCGCGCCGTGTCACAGACGGCGACGAGGTCCGCGGTCGCCCGCTCGACGGCCCGCGCCGAGTCCGCGCGGTCGCCGTCCGCCTCCTCGACGAGCCGCTGGGTGTGCCCCTCGATGACGTTCACGTGGTTGCGCACGTCGTGGCGCAACACCCTGTTGAGGACGCTCAGCCGCTGTCGGGCACGCTCCGCGTCGCGTCGGGCGTCCGTGGTCGCGGCCGTCGCCCGGTTCCGCCGCACGTCGTAGACGCTCACGAGCAGGCCGATGACGGCGCCGCCCATCGTCCACACGGCGAGCAGATAGACGGGGTGGGCGAGCGGCGTCCCGTTGAACGCCGCGTGGAGGACGGTCAGGGCACCGGCCGCACCGACGGAAACCCCGCCGAGGAGCGCCCAGCCGAACTGGCGGCGGGTCTCCCCGACCGTCCACCGCTCGTGACGCCACAGCCACGCGGTCCCGACGACGCCGACCGACAGGCTGGCCGCGGGGACCAGCCCCGCGACCCGGTCGAAGGACGTCAACGAGAGCGTGACGAGGAGCCATCCCTCGGCGGCGACGAGGCCGACGCCGAGCGCGGCCGTCGCGCAGCCCCAGGGAACCCACCCGCGGCGCCGCTCGCTGTCGGACGCCTCGGCCCGCGCCGCGGCGACGCCTGCGGGAGGAGTGGTCACTGGCCGTTGGTGGCGGGGCGCGTCGCAAAAACGTGGCGGCGGCGTGTTACTCCTCGATCTCGTCGACGATCTCGTCCGCGTCGATGTCCGCGTCCTCCAGCGCCTCCTCGATGTCCGCGCCGCCGGCGCCGCCGGCGCCGCCGGCGCCGCCCATGCCCATGCCGCCGCCCATCATGCCGGGCATGCCCATGCCGCCCGAGCCGTCGATGACCTCCTGGATGACGATGCGGTCGATGCCCGTGAGGTCCATGACCTGCTGGCCCATCTGCTGCTTCTGGAACATCCACTGCTGGTTCATCGAGAGCTGCGGGGTCGCCTCGATGTAGAGGAGGTCTTCTCGACCGTCTCGGTGACGGTCTCGGGCTCGCCGCCCTCCTCGTCCGGCTCCTCGACGCTCGTCTCCTCGACCTCGTCCTCCTGGATGTACATCTCCAGGTCGAGGTCGAGGAACATGTCGAACAGCCCCTGTGCGCGTTCGAGCTGGTCGGTGACCTCCTCGAGTATCTCGTAGTCGTACTCGATGTCCTCGCCGGCCAGCGGGTGGTTGAAGTCGACGCGGGCGCGGCCGCCGACGATGGTCTCCAGGTAGCCCTGCTCGCCGTCGATCTGGACCTGCGCGCCGGGGCGCATCGAGTCGTCGGGGATCTTGTTCGCCGAGACGGTGCGGACCTCGCTCTCGTCGTACTCGCCGAACGCCTCGGCGGCCTCGATGACGACGGAGCCGGAGTCGCCGACCTCGCCGCCGATGATGGCCTCCTCGACGGCCTCGAACAGGTGGCCCTCGCCGAGCACGATGGTGCGCGGCTCGAAGGTGCCCTGGTCGGCGACGCCCTCCTCCTCCGCGACCTCCTCGTCCGTCGTGTCGACCAGCTGGTCGGTCTCGACGGTGCGGGCGGTGTAGGCGATGCGGATGAAGTCGCCGGCCTGCAGGCCGGTCGCCTCCTCCGTCTCCTCGACCTCGTCGGTCGCCTCGGTCTCCTGTTCTGCCGTCTCCTCGGCCTCCGCGGCCTCCTCGGCTTCGTCACTCATACCGTTACGGACTGCCGTCCTACCCTTAACAATCACGTTTCGTCGGCCGTCGGACGCGGCCTTTTTGCCCGGCGCACGCCGAGGCTCGCGGGTGTACGAGGTCGAACTCAAGCTGCCGGCGGACCACGACGCCGTGCGCGAGCGGCTGGCCGCGCTCGGCGCCCGGGAGGTCCGGACGGCGACGCAGCGCGACACCTACTACGACGCCCCCCACCGCGACTTCGCGGCGACGGACGAGGCGTTCCGGCTCCGCGAGGAGACCGACGACGGCGGCACCGTCTCGAAGCTGACCTACAAGGGGCCGCTCGTGGACGCGGAGTCGAAGACCCGCGAGGAACACGAGACGGCGGTCGCGGACGGTGACGCGGCCCGCGCCATCGCCGAGGGACTGGGCTTCGAGCCCGCCGCCGTCGTCGAGAAGGAGCGCGTCTTCTACGAGACGGACGGGTTCGTCGTCACGCTCGACACCGTCACGGGGCTCGGAACGTTCGTGGAGGCGGAGACGGAGGTCGGAACCGAGGCCGAGGTGCCCGCGGCCCGCGACCGCGCCCGCGAACTGCTCGCCGACCTCGGCCTCGACCCCGAGGAGAACGTCCGCACGTCGTATCTCGGCCTGCTGTTCGAGGCCGGCGCCGCGACCGCCGCCGAGACGGATGCTTCGGAGTAATCTTTTCGTGCCGAGGTGTTTCCGTAAGTTATAGAACCGCCGCTTCGGTACGTCGTGCAATGACTGAGCGCAATATTCGCGTCGAGCCCGCCGTCGGGCGTGCGGTGGAGGAGGAGGAGGTCGAGATCGTCGAGCGCAAGGGTATCGGTCACCCCGACTCCATCTGCGACGGCGTCGCGGAGCACGTCTCGCGGGCGCTCGCCCGGGCGTACCTCGACCGCGTCGGCCGCGTCCTCCACTTCAACACGGACGAGACACAGCTGGTCGCCGGCACGGCCGCCCCCGCCTTCGGCGGCGGCGAGGTCGTCGACCCCATCTACCTGCTCGTGGTCGGCCGCGCGACGAAGGAGTTCGTGACCGAGGAGGGCGACGTGGTTCGCATCCCCACCGAGTCCATCGCGCTGGAGGCCGCCCGCGACTACCTCCGCGAGCACTTCCCCGAACTCGACCTCGAAACCGACGTCGTCGTGGACGTGAAGCTCGGCGAGGGCTCCGGCGACCTCCAGACGGTGTTCGGCGAGGAGGGCGCGGAGGTGCCGATGGCGAACGACACCTCTTTCGGCGTCGGCCACGCGCCGCTCACGGAGACGGAACGCATCGTCCGCGAGGTGGAGCGACGGCTGGTCGAGTCGTACCCCGAGCCCCACCTCGGACAGGACGTGAAGGTGATGGGGAAGCGCGAGGGCGACGAGATAGACGTGACCGTCGCGGCCGCGATGGTGGACGCCCACCTCGACGACATCGACGCGTACGCGGCCGCCGTCGAGTCCGTCCGCGAGTACGTCGCCGGGGTCGCGGCCGAGTACACCGACCGCGACGTGAGCGTGCAGGTGAACACGGCCGACGACATCGAGCACGGCTCCGTCTACCTCACCACGACGGGCACCTCCGCCGAGCAGGGGGACGACGGCTCCGTGGGCCGCGGCAACCGCGCCAACGGCCTCATCACCCCGAACCGCTCCATGTCGATGGAGGCCACGTCGGGGAAGAACCCCGTCAACCACATCGGGAAGATATACAACCTCCTCTCGACCGAGATAGCCGAGGCGGTCGTCGCCGAGGTCGAGGGCATCGAGGAGATACGCGTCCGCCTGCTGTCGCAGATCGGCCAGCCCATCGACGCCCCGCACGTCGCGGACGCCGCGCTCGTCACCGAAGAGGGCGTCGCCGTCGGCGATATCGAGGCGGAGGTCGCGGCCGTCATCGACCGCGAACTGGCGGACGTGACGGCCATCACCCAGCGCGTCATCGACGGCGAGCTCTCGACGTTTTAGCGAAACGGATTTTTCCCCTCCCCCACTCGGTCGGCGCATGACGCGGGTCTGTCTCGTCGGGAGCGACGACGTGAACCTCCG from Halosegnis marinus carries:
- a CDS encoding HNH endonuclease, encoding MADPDPCALCGRYGDALPMERHHLVPEHRKESPVVTVCSPCHDQLHALFTNEELIEEYHTAERLRAADRMADYLDWIRGTDKTSIEVRTSDRVRRER
- a CDS encoding methionine adenosyltransferase, whose product is MTERNIRVEPAVGRAVEEEEVEIVERKGIGHPDSICDGVAEHVSRALARAYLDRVGRVLHFNTDETQLVAGTAAPAFGGGEVVDPIYLLVVGRATKEFVTEEGDVVRIPTESIALEAARDYLREHFPELDLETDVVVDVKLGEGSGDLQTVFGEEGAEVPMANDTSFGVGHAPLTETERIVREVERRLVESYPEPHLGQDVKVMGKREGDEIDVTVAAAMVDAHLDDIDAYAAAVESVREYVAGVAAEYTDRDVSVQVNTADDIEHGSVYLTTTGTSAEQGDDGSVGRGNRANGLITPNRSMSMEATSGKNPVNHIGKIYNLLSTEIAEAVVAEVEGIEEIRVRLLSQIGQPIDAPHVADAALVTEEGVAVGDIEAEVAAVIDRELADVTAITQRVIDGELSTF
- the cyaB gene encoding class IV adenylate cyclase, translating into MYEVELKLPADHDAVRERLAALGAREVRTATQRDTYYDAPHRDFAATDEAFRLREETDDGGTVSKLTYKGPLVDAESKTREEHETAVADGDAARAIAEGLGFEPAAVVEKERVFYETDGFVVTLDTVTGLGTFVEAETEVGTEAEVPAARDRARELLADLGLDPEENVRTSYLGLLFEAGAATAAETDASE
- a CDS encoding MinD/ParA family ATP-binding protein, which produces MLAITGGKGGVGKTTTALGLAAAAARAGDRPVVVDADRDCPNLAVAAGTDGKGLGRLAAGDPLRVAGTRVAGVTVLGARPGEDAFPEAADRLAAADRPVVLDCPAGAGEPTAAPLAAADRSVVVARRTRRALADGRKAAAMARRLGATPAGVVLSRAERVGRAERVFETTVLERVPRTDGPAPWRRHRPVYDRLYRSLRRQNP
- a CDS encoding sensor histidine kinase; the protein is MNLRRVSTGVGRLLAAGSLAATGLLVVVPNALALAAGQPLAGTAVASLGTALGLVVVAASAVLYRADISTRNVARVAAWNLLGLVVLGAVLLLSRSTIDAAVPLFLVASVLAVSSFAHLVIGVHDVLRIRAGELARERERLSVVNTLLRHNLRNEAQLLLGLAGAVEDAETRERIEAVGDRLGDLNDKARELQRLLDEPSDGEARDLSALVAGVVSTVRERHPDATFETAVPDGVSVAGDERLERVVRELVENAAVHAGDAPTVTVSATVEGGRVALAVGDDGPGVPEMEQAVVGREEPVTQLSHSQGLGLWLSKWLTESVGGDLGFAERDGDGRANSVVLRLERADA
- a CDS encoding RAD55 family ATPase, with amino-acid sequence MAERLRTGIDVLDRKLDGGIPAGSIVSLQAAPASQAELFLYELTATRGTLYLSLDRSEDAVAASVRGSTTRTGEPTVRHVNGDAPLDNATKLVSALPDASNLIIDPVDVLEQQEAPRYRNFLNELQNHIYNTGSLAVLHGLNGREVAPLRDTTLHMSDVVFDLETEVNGDRIENRLTVPKFRGGVAVPEVIKLELGEGVAIDTSRDIA
- a CDS encoding sensor histidine kinase — protein: MTTPPAGVAAARAEASDSERRRGWVPWGCATAALGVGLVAAEGWLLVTLSLTSFDRVAGLVPAASLSVGVVGTAWLWRHERWTVGETRRQFGWALLGGVSVGAAGALTVLHAAFNGTPLAHPVYLLAVWTMGGAVIGLLVSVYDVRRNRATAATTDARRDAERARQRLSVLNRVLRHDVRNHVNVIEGHTQRLVEEADGDRADSARAVERATADLVAVCDTARSFERLLGTADALPPRDAAALAREVAARREGLAPGADIRVDIEGSAPVPRVLELGLEQVVENAVVHHPGEATVTVTVAVADGSVTVTVADDGPGIPPGEAAVLDATEETQLLHSCGLGLWLARWSAELAGGDLSLVSTDGGTTLRFTVPVADGDGAEL